TTTTTTAATGCAATTCATTCATTTTATTTCTATGTCTTTCTTAATTATGTTTGAGTAGTTTACTtgttagatttagatttttttagggttttaatgaacttgtaaaatataaaactgcTAGAGTGATCATATTGAATCCTTCACTGGATTGAtcttattgtttatattttagaataacTAACTAGAAACATGATCATAGGATAATCGACAACCGCTAGAGTGGTTCGATTCCTAAATCTAATCTTTTTGAACTTGGttgataaatacaaaaaaaagaattggttTAGAAAACTTAGTGAACATATCTAATTGAATCTTAATACTTACTTGTCTTGAATGGTTTGTCCAATCAAGACATTTGATTAGAATTGAGCGAGATGAATATCTCAAATGTTAAATTCGAGTTCACAGAcggtttttatttaaactatttatCATACAAccaatttattgttttatttattgctTTTAATATTGAGTGTCTAATCTTTAAATCTATAGTCTATTTTGTGATTAACACTTTCTGTGAATCTGAATCCAAAGTGATGCAATTAATCTCTTATTTGCAAGAATTGCTCTAGAGTAATTTGAACAATATCAGTCTTTCTGTAATCGCtatgtttcttttaatttaaaaatatttatttattttaaattactcCAACGAGAATTAGCAtaattctaaattttcaaaaaaatgactGAAAGTACATATATAACAACAACATAAGTAGTTAAATTCATTCTCTtgaacatttatatatatatatatcaccatAACACAAAAATCGgaatgttacaaaaatatatagttacatATTATAAATTGGATTTGCGAATTAGTATGTCATGCATCCGTCGTAAAACAACCAAGGGGGCAATgataataaatagaaattaaCAAGGGTCTTGACTATTCCATATACAAATGGGGTATGTTTATATGACACTGTGTGAATTTGTAAAAAGCAAAATGAGACGGGAAGAAGAAAAGTCAGAGATGAGGAAGGAAAGATGGGTAAAGTGTCCGGCGGAATAACTAAGACGAATCCACACAACAAGTTGGCTATTTCAGATTCAGACACAAAACTTCTCATAGACATTGATGGAGTGATGGAGTGATGGAGTGATGGAGTGATGCTTTGTCTCTTTCGTTGTCCTTCTTCCTATATAAAGTCAACCAAGTCTCCCCTTGGTCCCATATTTTCAttttggtaaataaaataataatatcagaAAAAGACAACCTcgttatattttatagttatgaTAATAAAAGCAAAAATCTATACCATACATGAATTCAATGGAAAAAGCAAATATTTCAAGTGATAATatcttgaaaatattaataacttgGTATTTACAAAATCATAGAAAATTAAGACAATATCAATAAACTAGAGCAACGTAGGTCCTTCAGTCGGCTATCACCTACCGTTTTCCTTGGTTTCTACTCATGTCTGATCTCCAATTGCAAGTTGCCTCCAAGATAATCATGTGGACGGTGTTtcctcttttgttttcttctcattaaactttttttttttctccttacTGATCATTCCATTATTTGCATGTAACAATGGTGAATCGCTATTTTGATGGAAGAAGAAATTCATATATCAAAACATCAGAAAGAGTtgagacaaaataaaattaaaacaaaaaaaattagtgcgGTTACTTCGGTgggaaaaatatatgtaatagcTAGGTTAATTTGCTGTACGTTCTGATTAATGCGAAAAAATCggatacaaaaaatattatcttaattAAATCATAACGCAAACCATATatcaaaaacaatattttttaaaaatgaaacaaacttgttacaaaaaggttagaaaagaaacaaactaaaaatagtaaaaaaaatatattaattgtgAACAATCACTTTgctttggatatatatatatatatatatatattggataaTACATACACATGCTGGAAGTTTATCATAtgcataaattaataattttatataacatattcaaagtaaaattaataaatacttAAAGTTAAAGgtaaataaagttttaaatggatattataatttattttttgtgaatTGGCATTTTCACGTTAAGCCAAAGAAGTACAGTTCATAACTGGTACATTTCTTCAGAGTAAACGAACCAATAATATGAGCCAACCAATAAATgctacaactttttttttaatataaatgcTAAAACTTATTAGCCACTCCCCAATTTAAATTGCTATAGTtgcatatataaaagaatacTATATTtgctgtttatttttttgtgccGTCTGTAAACCCTAAGCAAGAATGGTCTCACGTTCTTTGCCAATAATATTAACTTACGTTATCAATGATGTTTGTTTAAAACAGATAATAATGTTAGGAAATCAACGgaatattattttgattatatcaGCAAAAGGCTAAAGATATGGGAATCTTAGACTAAGAGTTGAAGTAGAAGTAAAGAACAAGAGGAAAACAACAGAAAACACAACTCAAGTCCAAGAGATATGTCAAACTGTCAACATATAAGTGAAGACATCAAAATATTAGACGCGTATGAATACAGATTCAACTCCAATTATGTTGGCGATATTTTAATGActagatattaaaaatcaaataggTATTTTGGAACTAACTGTTCGCTACAGCTCCAATTAATTGTAAGCTACAAGTCTTTTCCTACTTTTGTTTTTTCCTATAATTAACTTTACTATTTTGtaccttttaaaatatttgaatggtaaatatacactaaatataGTTGTGCGCAAACTAAGTCGTTCTATTCATAAGAtgaattaatgatattttatatcagatatttatcataaaatctatatatatatatatatatatactattatttgcgaagtgatttttcgcaacggagctctcacgttaaaagttagaacGGTTAAATTCATTGTTAtctttaatgattttatatataatctactatataattaaaaacgaaatttacattaataatattatatttatatgttatattagattataaattattattgtcaaaatacaaagataattcttatatatatattgtgttgttatctgaaagtaatatttaaaaaaataaagttaaaaacgaattttaaattaataatattatatttatatgttatattagattataaattaatattgtcaaaaataaaagataattcttacatatattaagttggtatctgaaatttttttatttaaattaataatattttatttatatgttataatagattataaattaatattgtcaaaaagatAACTCTTATATactgtgttgttatctgaaaataatatttttaaaattataaaaattcaaattaaaatataaaaagttacaaTTAGATATTGTTCAAtcaaaaaaatttgtataaatttattttctaaaaatttcaaatatttgagtgtttttaaaattccaacacaataataaatatcaatatttttatgattttttttatcatacataaatatttgatgtttagtttaatttaatttaattttgataacataaataataactttattattattataattttgaattaataaatatttaaaacagaCAATGTttgttaataaaaacaatgttttttttgtacaaGTATTACAAACAATGTTTCTGTTGCTTCCTTTTATATTCCTGTTATTACTGTTCAAGATTGTGAATGGTTAACATAAAGCAATTTTAACCGCATACTGGTTATTTTGttctatgtattttaaaattttaattggaATTATCTGTACCACACAATTTTGTAAGAAATCATTTTTGGATACAACTTTTCTGTTTCTTCCTTTTCTATTTATGTTATTGTGGTCCGGAATTTTGAATAGTTTTATCATTAAGAAATTTTGACCGTTAGCGGGTTATTCATTCCATTTTGTATAACTATATGACTCATATTtgatatttctatattttgaaaaaaaattggacaCAGTTTCTACATATTGTTAAAACGTtttgattttgtattttgttaaaaCTACTACAATACAATCTATATAGCATCGATATGTCAATATGAGAGGCGcttttatctatattattaaaataaaaataaaaaatagaaatacattttagttttattatttatttacattaaatgtcattacaatatttattgaacctatatttaagtatacgtgtcttttcctaatttaaataatagattttaatatttaatattttctaatttaaataatagattttcttgatcaaatcttaaccaaaatatatttcctaatatatttcgtattaacatattaaatattttaatatttattagtaataaataatcacacataagattatttttatttaataaatttatttaatagaaatcatagtttcaaatatatttatatagtttacgtatttatagatttattttctttgtttttaagagatgctaaaattttagaatttgaAAGAATTATGACccacttttatattattttaattagaaaatttaaaaatttatatcagaatattttattaaactttttagtttaaatttttattataactgtaaagattaattttcaatataaaatttatatttaaatattataaatatatcatttaatataaacaaatgaaaactaaaaacataaaataaatatatgtccGGTCGGgtgggtcaagatctagtgtttctttaaaattataatattactatttcaatgtgaaaaaaagaattgaccaattaaaaatgaaaaatgaaaaatgatataaaataagtttttataaaactagtaaaaaataatgttttataaaataaaagccATCTCTTGTTTGTTCTCTTGTTTTTCCCTTTCTAATAGGAAAATACtctgtaaaaaatatttgttggaAAAATGCTAAGAGAAATTATTTTCTCATTGTAAAGGACCTTTTTGTTCCTAAACTGTGTTTATGTTAATGTTGTGGCCTTGTGGGATGTATCTCGGCTATCTAACAAAATTGTAAAGTGAAAAAGATGATCGGTGTTTAAAGTTAATCAGTACGTACATTAGTTATTGATTGAACATTATAGTTGGTTGGATGTATAACATCTACAAAAAAACATCCCTCGTTAGCTTTTTGGCAAtgcgttctctctctctctctctctctctctctctctctctctctctctctctctctctctctagactAACAGTGATGTCCAATTTCGATCGAGATTCTGATTACGCCACGCCAAATTCAactttctattattattttgtgaCTATTTTGGTAGGCTTTTGTAGCATTCATTGAAAATAAGAAACTTTACAAAATTACTCTCAGATGTAGGTGCTGGTTTTGGTAAATTCCATTTATGTGTGGACAAATATTCTTACAATAATTTTGTTAGCGCCTTTCATTGATTCCAGGTGAAGTGGACGCCataaaagatttttatttttctcttttaaaattgttgaacactaaacattttattttaagctAGGCAAAACATAGATATTGATTAGACTTATTCAACGAGATCTAACGGCATTGCAGAGTGATGTACCCAATAGTTGTGCGACGATGacaattttgaaatattgtGATCTATTGCTAGAGTTGTGTAGTCTAAAgattataaatcatatatagttttttttaaacttatcatatatatagtttgttaTAGAGTTGTCTTAGCATCAATACTCTTTTTGAGTGACATTTGGAACTTTTATTCAACTATAGTTGATGAATACTGCAGCGGTGGAAAATGGATGTAACCTAGTATTTTGAAGGAACctatatgtatatgtgtgttAATCATATACTCCAatgtttttaaacttcaaatctgaCATTGAAAAACAATCAGATCAGCAAATTTGCCTGACGACTATTATTTTCCCTCTCTGGGAATAGTTTCGTTAGTTATGGCCCTCTTTTACAGTTTATAATGATCTATATTATTGATACTGGATCTCCCCGTGATTAATATGTTGACTATTCGTATAGAATAATGTAATAAACAGTTgagttttaaagaaaattaagcAATAGACACTCATTGCCTAGTCACATTCAACTACGAGTGCATAATGATGGAGCGAACCACGATTGTTTTAGTAGCTAACAAATTATAAGCTTCTTTTGGGGTCCCGATTCCCGACCCTAAATGATTTAGGGGGGAACAAATTATtcgcatttaaaaaaaaaaacttttgagtTAAGTGGTTATTCAACATTTCCTTATAGTTTTTTTCATGTCCATAAAATTCAACTGAATTGCATTGATCTAGTGTCCACCTTGTTTTTGCGGGAGACATTTACTAGATTTGATTTCATTTAGTGGATGTAATTTTGATTACTCATGAGTCATAACTCatgaataattaaaaacacttttCACCAATATAAGCCTATGCATGTTTTGAACGTTGTTTTTAAGGTCATATAACATAGAACTGATGATGATGTTTGCTAAATAATGTCGCAAGACTGACGATATATGCACTCCAAAATTGATGACATAACAGCTAAGATTAGCAACAAATCTAACTTATGTAAGAGTGGAGACTGGAACTTGGAACCTGTAAGGGTAGAAAGACAGCGTAAGGAGTTTGACAAATATGTGATCCAAGTCTACAAACATAAGTGCCAAGTGCGTCTATTTGAGACTAGTTCGCAGACAACTAGAATCCAATAGTTCAACAAATATATGCTTTGAGTATGTTTATATGCTTTCTTCAAGTTGCATGTCCGGTTGATAAGTAAGGAAAACTATATTGACTTCTCCGTTCTTAGGAAAAGTCAAATTTGGAAAAGTAAAACCAAAGCTTTGAGTGCTGAGATCTTAATTGTGACTACAATACAAACTTTTAGGGCGAGTAGCTCatatgttcaatttttttttcattcaacaTTACTTGAACTTCTCAACATTtgatgtgaaaaaaaaaacatttgatgtGAAATATTTTCATGCTAAATTTTATGAATTGGGGTTACAAACAAGTCTAAGGTAAAAACTAATCAGTGACTGGATATTAAGACATGTTTACAAAACGGAAAATAAGCGTTCGGTCTAATGTCTTGGGCGAATGCCAGCGTTGTTTTGAGTGTATCAGATTTGGAAAATGTTTGGCTGATTGAATCTTATAGTTAGATTTGATCCCAAGTATGAAAATTTCTGGAATAAGAATGGATTCAGCTGAGATATATTCGGCAATGCTTCTTCTATAACCGTTATTGGAGCCAAATGTTAAGGCTTGATCCACGATATTACATAAGACAAGCCTTTATGGTGGACGATGTGAATTCGAATATGTCTTGGCGATCCAAAAGGGCCATAAGTGAAATTCGCCTTGAACCATTTTCAGGTCTAAAGTTGGCATATATGATGAGTAGGGCTgagcattttatccgttaaatttgattcgattcgttatttgTTGCTATTCGAGCCGAAAATTTCggatatccgtaagctttcgaagcaaagcaaatactaaaattcaatatccgttaaaatcgaagTAGATCacaagcgaatatccgatctgatccgtcaatatataaatacatgtatattttaattatatttaaagtattaaatgtataaaattatataattattattttaacatatgatttgacagattccattcacattattacttatataaaagtattacataaaaggaagagaaaacatttatgacaattatatttttttcttaagttttgttttattataattgttaactaaatttaaaaatttacaaaatatgtagattcactacttctctttaatttttatcttttatataatgaaaaaaaaatttacaaaacaaatttgtatcaaacttttaagattatttgtattaatcaaaataaattagatatcTGTAAgcatccgcaaatatctatttattttctggaTTTCCATTTTTTCtgaatattcatatttttcgAAGTAAAGCAAATCGGAAATTTaaatatccgtaacattcgaagcaaatcacaaataccttaaAAACCCCGGATATTTGATCCGTGCCCAGACCTAACGATGAAAATTATACACAAAATATCTCACATCAGAAGTTAGAAGAAattttttacaatatataaaatatatgggTCAATCTATTTGTCACCAATTAATTTTAGGCTGAAAGTTCATCTAGATTAACAATAATGTTTAGCTtgttaaagtaaatatatttttactcgTATTTTCAATAGTTCAGTATTATGTTgtgaatatataataataagattaatatgtttgttttttttggtcaaaacagTCATgtatttgtttccaaacaaatataacattcttttaaaatcttGTTTTGGTCAacgtttatatttataaataaaccacatattatattttaagatttttggtTAAATGTTAAAGTGATTtgtaattcaaaattaattaaatatctgctttgaccaaaaaaaatcttcttcaaCTTAATATTTATTCAAACAATTGACTATATTGttaagaaaatacttaactaCATTGTTTTATTTCAGATAATTTTACACTACCCTGTTCAAAACTGCATATACAACATAAACGCAATTTTAGTCAAATGAAATTGTTGATACTGAATCACGTCCAAGTCACTTGTAGTTGAAAACAATCAACTCCCGTGAAacagaaaaattatttaataagtGACCCCGTGGCTCCACCTTACCAGACACTCAccataattatatttcttactCTTGTCTTATCCAAAAAATTATCATCTCCAAATTTAAAGTAAttagaattaaaatataaaagtcaCACTCCTTCTTCCTATTTCACTATAAATACAGCACCATTCTCTCGTCTCTTACATCACaggaaaatagaaaaagacaggaaaaaaaaaaagaaatacaaacgAATTTTCTGTTCTTTTTTATTCGTGTTTATTTAGAGAATGGGAGCTTTTGAAACAGAAAAACCCGCAAAAGATGCGGCCGTTGTAGAGACACAGTCACCAGAGGAAGATCTGAACCAGCCATCTCCCCTCCGCAAAATCATCTCCGTCGCTTCCATCGCCGCCGGTTTACAGTTCGGGTGGGCCCTACAGCTCTCTCTCCTAACTCCTTACGTCCAGCTTCTCGGTATCCCTCACAAATGGTCCTCTCTCATCTGGCTATGTGGCCCCGTCTCCGGCATGATTGTTCAACCCATCGTCGGTTACCACAGCGACAGATGCACCTCGAGATTCGGTCGCCGTCGTCCCTTCATCGCCGCCGGAGCCGCCCTGGTCGCCGTCGCCGTGTTCTTGATCGGATACGCCGCGGATTTCGGCCATAAAATGGGGGACAAACTCGAGCAGGATACCGCGAGGGTCCGAGCCATCGGGATCTTCGCCTTCGGGTTCTGGATCCTCGACGTGGCTAACAACACCCTCCAAGGACCGTGCCGCGCTTTCCTCGCCGACCTATCCGCCGGAGACGCTAAAAGAACTCGAGTCGCAAACGGGTTTTTCTCCTTCTTTATGGCGGTTGGGAACGTTTTGGGATACGCCGCAggtttatattaaatttattcaattcaaattttttttttaatttcgtaTGAaagaataatttgaaaatattataatattcttTCGTGGCAGGTTCTTACAGTAACCTCCACAAGATGTTCCCGTTCGCAATGACCAAAGCTTGTGATATCTACTGCGCCAATCTCAAGTCTTGTTTCTTCTTGTCCATCACACTCCTCCTCATCGTCACCGTCTCGTCCCTCTGGTACGTTAAAGACAAACAATGGTCTCCGGCGGTAAACTCCGGCGACGAGAAGGCATCGAAAGTTCCATTCTTTGGAGAAATCTTTGGAGCTTTTAAAGTCATGCAACGTCCCATGTGGATGCTTCTTATGGTCACGGCACTAAACTGGATCGCATGGTTCCCGTTTCTTTTGTTCGATACTGACTGGATGGGTCGTGAAGTGTACGGTGGAGATTCAGGAGGAGACGCTGGAATGGTGAAACAATACAACAAAGGAGTACACGCTGGTGCATTGGGATTGATGCTTCAGTCGATAGTTCTTTTGTTTATGTCACTTGGTGTAGAGTGGATTGGTCGGAAAGTGGGAGGAGCTAAGCGGCTTTGGGGGATTGTGAACTTCATCCTTGCCATAGGTTTGGCCATGACGGTTCTAGTTTCTAAGCTGGCGGCGGAACACCGGAAAACCGCCGGTGAGCTTGCCGGGCCGTCGTCTGGTGTGAGAGCTGGAGCGTTGAGTCTCTTTGCTGTTCTTGGTATTCCATTAGCTGTAAGTATTTCAGATTTTTGTCTTCTTTTGAGTTTactacatttttatatttttagcaaaatataataaatattttttttacagattACTTTCAGTATTCCATTTGCACTAGCCTCCATATTTTCAAATAGCTCCGGCGCCGGCCAAGGTAAATTTTgtctaatttaatttatttatataatctaTTATCTTCTCCTGTTAATTGAGAAATCTAATCGTCTGACAATTTGGGACCAATTAAATTACCATGTGATAAGTTCAAATGTTTGGTTTGAATACATTAATGAGTGAGAGAGATTTCTTTCCAGTTAAATTCATATCTAGTTAAagataattttccttttttgaacCACAAGGTGGTGGGCTAGTGGTCTTGAGGCAGTTCCAACGCCGATACGGACCCAGGTTCGAATACCCCTTGTGGCCACGAAATGCTTTACGCCCACCCCAAGTTTAAATTTAAGCGCGGCGTTGGTGCTGGGCCCTTGGGTAATGGGTATTAGCAACGGCTGGTTTCGGGCCAGGGGTGACTACGGGCCTAAAGATTGCGGAAAGCTACGGAAGTGACTACGGGCCTATGGGTTGCGGAAAACTACGGAAGTGTCTACGGGTCTAAGGGTTGCGGAACAtccctgttaaaaaaaaaaaaaaaaaaaaaaaaaaaaaaaaaaaaattccttttttgtcaagaaagaaaaaggagTAAATCTCTCCATTGTTACTTTTTCAAAATCTTAAGTTTATCCATAGCAGTAGTTGGatgagatttttttaataattcgTCGTAGGTTTCATTTTATCCAGTTTACTACACCAAATGGTTTCACtttataacataaatatttaaattcgattttttaATGTGttatattctttttcttttgtttacagGACTTTCTATCGGAGTTTTAAATTTGGCGATTGTGATACCACAAATGATAATATCACTTGGAGGAGGATCTTTTGACGCCCTCTTCGGTGGTGGAAACCTACCAGTATTTGTGGTCGGAGCAATCGCAGCGGCCATTAGTGGAGTATTAGCGTTAACCGTTTTACCTTCACCACCACCAGATGCACCTGCTTTGAAGTCAGGTGCCATGGGCTTCCATTAGTGCACTCTGAAGGTTTcacagagaaaacagagaaaataactTTCTTATTACTTTTGAGCTTAAACTTTCATTACACATTGCTTGTTACATAtatagagaaagaaagaaggatCGAGATCCTTTACAGCTGTCTTGTCACACAACGGATAGGAGCGTGTATCTGTTTGCTAGCTGTGTAATCTGCTTTACCGTACTCTGAGCACTGCAACGTTGTGCTCTGCTTTTGACTGCAACTAACGCCTCTTTGTCTTGTTGCAGATGACTTGAAGACTGCTTGGTGGGCTGCGTGATGAACTTCGTAATGGGCTTCTGGGCCTTGCTAATACCCCCGTGCAAACTCGTGGTGGGTCGACACACAACACCGAGTTTGGACCTGAGAGAATAGAAGGCTGCTTGAGGTAATGACTTGGTAAAGATATCTGCTATCTGAGATGCTGCAGAAACATGACGAACAACCAGAGCTCCTTTGGCTACACGTTCTCGAGCATAATGATAATGAGTCGCAAAATGTTTGGACTTCTTGTGCAAGACTGGGTTTGCAGTGAGATGAACCGCAGACAGGTTGTCACAATACGCTTCTGCTGGCTTCTTCTCAGGGAATCCAAGTTCAGTGAGAACATCAGATATCCAGGACAGTTCTGCTGCAGTATCAGAAAGACAGCGATACTCTGCTTCAGTTGATGAGCGAGACACTGAATCCTGTTTCTTAGCTGACCAAGAAATGAGGTTGGAGCCAAGGAGTGTGCAGAAACCTCCGGTTGATCTTCTTGTTTCATTGCAACCTGCCCAGTCACTGTCACAAAATGCCTTGAGTGAAGAGTTGGAGTTCGAGTAGAGGTGGAGACCCATCGTTATGGTCCCTTTGACATAACGAAGCACACGCTTGAGCAAGTGAAAGTCTGCCACTGTCGGTTTGTGCATTCTTTGACAAACTAGATTCACAGCAAATTGCAAATCAGGCCGTGTAAGTGTGAGATATTGCAGCTTGCCTGCAATGCTTCTGAAGTAAGAGGGCTCGGTGAAAAGTTCATCTTGGTGAGGTACGCGATCAAGCTGAAGAGGGAGAGGTGTGGGCATCG
The sequence above is drawn from the Raphanus sativus cultivar WK10039 chromosome 7, ASM80110v3, whole genome shotgun sequence genome and encodes:
- the LOC108833111 gene encoding sucrose transport protein SUC1 isoform X1 yields the protein MGAFETEKPAKDAAVVETQSPEEDLNQPSPLRKIISVASIAAGLQFGWALQLSLLTPYVQLLGIPHKWSSLIWLCGPVSGMIVQPIVGYHSDRCTSRFGRRRPFIAAGAALVAVAVFLIGYAADFGHKMGDKLEQDTARVRAIGIFAFGFWILDVANNTLQGPCRAFLADLSAGDAKRTRVANGFFSFFMAVGNVLGYAAGSYSNLHKMFPFAMTKACDIYCANLKSCFFLSITLLLIVTVSSLWYVKDKQWSPAVNSGDEKASKVPFFGEIFGAFKVMQRPMWMLLMVTALNWIAWFPFLLFDTDWMGREVYGGDSGGDAGMVKQYNKGVHAGALGLMLQSIVLLFMSLGVEWIGRKVGGAKRLWGIVNFILAIGLAMTVLVSKLAAEHRKTAGELAGPSSGVRAGALSLFAVLGIPLAITFSIPFALASIFSNSSGAGQGLSIGVLNLAIVIPQMIISLGGGSFDALFGGGNLPVFVVGAIAAAISGVLALTVLPSPPPDAPALKSGSSVILPLRISKHTNEDGFESEGIPLRRGLHI
- the LOC108833111 gene encoding sucrose transport protein SUC1 isoform X2, which codes for MGAFETEKPAKDAAVVETQSPEEDLNQPSPLRKIISVASIAAGLQFGWALQLSLLTPYVQLLGIPHKWSSLIWLCGPVSGMIVQPIVGYHSDRCTSRFGRRRPFIAAGAALVAVAVFLIGYAADFGHKMGDKLEQDTARVRAIGIFAFGFWILDVANNTLQGPCRAFLADLSAGDAKRTRVANGFFSFFMAVGNVLGYAAGSYSNLHKMFPFAMTKACDIYCANLKSCFFLSITLLLIVTVSSLWYVKDKQWSPAVNSGDEKASKVPFFGEIFGAFKVMQRPMWMLLMVTALNWIAWFPFLLFDTDWMGREVYGGDSGGDAGMVKQYNKGVHAGALGLMLQSIVLLFMSLGVEWIGRKVGGAKRLWGIVNFILAIGLAMTVLVSKLAAEHRKTAGELAGPSSGVRAGALSLFAVLGIPLAITFSIPFALASIFSNSSGAGQGLSIGVLNLAIVIPQMIISLGGGSFDALFGGGNLPVFVVGAIAAAISGVLALTVLPSPPPDAPALKSGAMGFH
- the LOC108833111 gene encoding sucrose transport protein SUC1 isoform X3, whose product is MGAFETEKPAKDAAVVETQSPEEDLNQPSPLRKIISVASIAAGLQFGWALQLSLLTPYVQLLGIPHKWSSLIWLCGPVSGMIVQPIVGYHSDRCTSRFGRRRPFIAAGAALVAVAVFLIGYAADFGHKMGDKLEQDTARVRAIGIFAFGFWILDVANNTLQGPCRAFLADLSAGDAKRTRVANGFFSFFMAVGNVLGYAAGSYSNLHKMFPFAMTKACDIYCANLKSCFFLSITLLLIVTVSSLWYVKDKQWSPAVNSGDEKASKVPFFGEIFGAFKVMQRPMWMLLMVTALNWIAWFPFLLFDTDWMGREVYGGDSGGDAGMVKQYNKGVHAGALGLMLQSIVLLFMSLGVEWIGRKVGGAKRLWGIVNFILAIGLAMTVLVSKLAAEHRKTAGELAGPSSGVRAGALSLFAVLGIPLAITFSIPFALASIFSNSSGAGQGGGLVVLRQFQRRYGPRTFYRSFKFGDCDTTNDNITWRRIF